Proteins encoded together in one Poecile atricapillus isolate bPoeAtr1 chromosome 15, bPoeAtr1.hap1, whole genome shotgun sequence window:
- the LOC131585176 gene encoding WAP four-disulfide core domain protein 3-like isoform X2, whose amino-acid sequence MLGHRTLLLVLLAQLTLAQQHSPRDQGTALTFTASPHRALQGHWSPTAPPAPPKVGECPAGASGAPWRPRLFCLSDHGCPGAEKCCQIGKVWTCLLPVTESPGYCPHAGSAIGPSCGTRCHNDTTCHSGEKCCTRGCCTRCTLAEPAKPGFCPRKRAQRAAACPNHCTDDRDCPGEHKCCFSGCGLACTPPDTGNHHDTVKPGLCPMVLRGSLGPCLELCDTDSDCTGDNKCCTTGCGHICKPPIKGTA is encoded by the exons ATGCTGGGCCACCGCACCCTTCTTCTggtgctcctggcacagctcaccctggcccagcagcacagccccagggaccaGGGCACTGCCCTCACCTTCACTGCATCCCCACACcgggccctgcagggacactggAGCCCCACTGCCCCGCCTGCCCCCCCCAAAGTGGGTGAGTGTCCGGCGGGGGCGAGTGGAGCCCCTTGGCGCCCCAGACTGTTTTGCCTCTCCGACCATGGCTGCCCTGGTGCTGAGAAGTGCTGCCAGATCGGGAAGGTCTGGACCTGCCTCCTGCCCGTGACAG AGAGCCCGGGCTACTGCCCCCATGCTGGCAGTGCCATTGGGCCAAGCTGTGGGACAAGATGTCACAACGACACCACATGCCACTCGGGGGAGAAGTGCTGCACCCGTGGCTGCTGCACCCGCTGCACGCTTGCTGAGCCAG CCAAACCTGGGTTCTGCCCTCGGAAGCGtgcccagagagctgctgcctgccccaaCCACTGCACCGATGACCGGGACTGCCCTGGAGAGCACAAGTGCTGCTTCTCTGGCTGTGGGTTGGCCTGCACCCCTCCAGACACAG GGAACCACCATGACACAGTGAAGCCTGGCCTGTGCCCCATGGTGCTGCGGGGCTCCTTGGGgccctgcctggagctgtgtgaCACCGACAGTGACTGCACTGGGGACAACAAGTGCTGTACCACCGGCTGTGGCCACATCTGCAAACCACCCATCAAGG GTACAGCATAG
- the LOC131585176 gene encoding WAP four-disulfide core domain protein 3-like isoform X1, protein MLGHRTLLLVLLAQLTLAQQHSPRDQGTALTFTASPHRALQGHWSPTAPPAPPKVGECPAGASGAPWRPRLFCLSDHGCPGAEKCCQIGKVWTCLLPVTESPGYCPHAGSAIGPSCGTRCHNDTTCHSGEKCCTRGCCTRCTLAEPAKPGFCPRKRAQRAAACPNHCTDDRDCPGEHKCCFSGCGLACTPPDTGNHHDTVKPGLCPMVLRGSLGPCLELCDTDSDCTGDNKCCTTGCGHICKPPIKGKPSAPCGAKTPVAPPYLSPLGTD, encoded by the exons ATGCTGGGCCACCGCACCCTTCTTCTggtgctcctggcacagctcaccctggcccagcagcacagccccagggaccaGGGCACTGCCCTCACCTTCACTGCATCCCCACACcgggccctgcagggacactggAGCCCCACTGCCCCGCCTGCCCCCCCCAAAGTGGGTGAGTGTCCGGCGGGGGCGAGTGGAGCCCCTTGGCGCCCCAGACTGTTTTGCCTCTCCGACCATGGCTGCCCTGGTGCTGAGAAGTGCTGCCAGATCGGGAAGGTCTGGACCTGCCTCCTGCCCGTGACAG AGAGCCCGGGCTACTGCCCCCATGCTGGCAGTGCCATTGGGCCAAGCTGTGGGACAAGATGTCACAACGACACCACATGCCACTCGGGGGAGAAGTGCTGCACCCGTGGCTGCTGCACCCGCTGCACGCTTGCTGAGCCAG CCAAACCTGGGTTCTGCCCTCGGAAGCGtgcccagagagctgctgcctgccccaaCCACTGCACCGATGACCGGGACTGCCCTGGAGAGCACAAGTGCTGCTTCTCTGGCTGTGGGTTGGCCTGCACCCCTCCAGACACAG GGAACCACCATGACACAGTGAAGCCTGGCCTGTGCCCCATGGTGCTGCGGGGCTCCTTGGGgccctgcctggagctgtgtgaCACCGACAGTGACTGCACTGGGGACAACAAGTGCTGTACCACCGGCTGTGGCCACATCTGCAAACCACCCATCAAGGGTAAACCATCAGCACCCTGTGGGGCCAAGACCCCTGTGGCCCCTCCCTACCTGTCACCTCTGGGGACTGACTGA